Proteins from one bacterium genomic window:
- a CDS encoding LemA family protein produces the protein MKNTLLIILVLAVVLGAYGFMTYNGLVTSNEVVNNQWAQVETQYQRRFDLIPNLVESVKGIMQQEQTIFTAIAEARTRYSGAQTTDEKAAAAGEVESALGRLLVVVENYPQLKSAENVQTLMAQLEGTENRISTERKRFNDAVQVYNLKVKTLPSSLIAKITGFIEHAYFESVSGSDTAPQVQF, from the coding sequence ATGAAAAACACACTTTTAATAATTTTAGTTTTGGCAGTTGTTTTGGGAGCGTATGGTTTTATGACGTACAATGGTCTTGTTACTTCAAACGAAGTGGTTAATAACCAGTGGGCGCAGGTAGAAACGCAGTACCAGCGAAGATTTGATTTGATTCCGAACTTGGTGGAATCCGTCAAGGGCATAATGCAACAGGAGCAAACAATCTTCACGGCCATTGCCGAGGCACGTACCCGTTACTCCGGCGCGCAGACTACGGATGAAAAAGCGGCAGCTGCGGGGGAAGTTGAATCGGCTCTCGGACGCCTTCTGGTTGTCGTTGAAAATTATCCGCAATTGAAATCGGCCGAGAACGTGCAGACGCTCATGGCGCAGCTTGAAGGAACGGAAAATCGCATCAGCACCGAGCGCAAACGATTCAACGACGCGGTGCAGGTGTACAATCTGAAAGTAAAAACCCTGCCCTCTAGCCTTATCGCGAAAATTACGGGCTTTATTGAACACGCATACTTTGAATCCGTATCCGGTTCCGACACTGCTCCGCAGGTTCAGTTCTAG
- a CDS encoding DUF4238 domain-containing protein, producing MSDPKNQHIIPQCYLKQFVDPNTPAGYEPYVWIFERDTKLGKKKAPKNILAETDFYTLEGGDYSIEKTLAQIESEYSVIFEKKIKNKLPLTPYEHAIFCAFVAAMLQRTLKQKEHIENQMDQMIGWAKQLEMVHGAKPKSSIAWEEAKKDAHKISVIEMVPEIAKILTKMNIAFLCSKNKRVSFIASDSPAYLFNSQLQFQRWFAPAFGQKHVEVRMPLSPEISVCFSWINNLRGYLVATEDMVHNDNRMVFGYSHQYFIANSHKLKRRWFRRLPLDPVFIWRFLKNKTPMWIADFRRKYRKYHV from the coding sequence ATGTCTGATCCCAAAAACCAACATATCATTCCTCAATGCTATCTAAAGCAATTTGTTGACCCGAATACTCCCGCCGGATACGAGCCGTATGTTTGGATATTCGAGCGTGACACTAAGCTGGGAAAAAAGAAAGCACCGAAGAACATTCTGGCCGAAACAGATTTTTACACCCTTGAAGGTGGTGATTATTCTATTGAAAAAACTCTGGCGCAGATTGAAAGCGAATACTCGGTGATTTTTGAAAAGAAGATCAAGAACAAGCTCCCACTTACTCCTTATGAACATGCTATCTTCTGTGCATTTGTTGCCGCTATGTTGCAACGAACTCTAAAGCAAAAGGAGCATATTGAGAACCAAATGGACCAGATGATCGGTTGGGCAAAGCAACTCGAAATGGTACACGGAGCGAAACCAAAATCATCGATTGCTTGGGAGGAAGCGAAAAAGGACGCTCACAAAATTAGTGTCATTGAAATGGTGCCTGAAATTGCCAAGATCCTTACCAAAATGAACATTGCTTTTCTTTGTTCAAAAAATAAACGGGTATCGTTTATTGCTTCTGATTCTCCCGCATATCTCTTTAACAGTCAGCTACAATTCCAGCGATGGTTTGCTCCGGCGTTTGGTCAAAAGCATGTCGAGGTGCGTATGCCACTCTCCCCAGAAATCTCCGTATGTTTTAGTTGGATCAATAATCTGCGTGGCTACTTGGTAGCAACCGAGGACATGGTACATAACGACAACCGAATGGTGTTCGGATACTCTCACCAGTATTTCATTGCAAACTCTCATAAACTGAAACGGCGCTGGTTCCGGCGTCTACCCTTGGACCCAGTATTTATTTGGCGTTTCCTAAAGAACAAGACCCCGATGTGGATCGCCGATTTTCGTCGTAAGTACCGTAAATACCATGTCTGA